In Schaalia sp. JY-X169, the following are encoded in one genomic region:
- a CDS encoding YihY/virulence factor BrkB family protein, with the protein MSNPDSDAQSPDSKVAQSGDVSYVLVHAKQWKSGVRDIGPALRQQGLKSKIASLIDVYQHSRIGRGLARYSMQKGRIAAGAISYMAIFSLSAVVTVAWVIFTHFFSASAAFQSLVIDTVNRFVPGLIANPATGTSGIVDLSDISLGNGTLVAGIIAFVAAFWTAMQIIRYIVDGLRSMFGLLDYPGTAVTAYPRYFAGLILLFLGVITTAVLTVMTGRFEEWVVSVFPGVREILETHTFGAIRLGVPSLVDFLMFMVMVTFVARIAVPRRTLLVGAVMFAVASTTLRFGGEALMGASNDPVIATIATAAALLLWVNFVARAALMVSAWMADPPAVVMKVKKDSVHADKRPNYVTLSRPATLAWPHNPVTGDLIPAHPLDADGHADPDELEASEDDQASN; encoded by the coding sequence ATGTCAAACCCCGACTCCGATGCGCAGTCACCTGACAGCAAGGTTGCTCAATCTGGGGACGTCTCGTACGTCCTCGTGCACGCCAAGCAGTGGAAGTCAGGGGTGCGGGACATTGGGCCAGCATTGCGACAGCAAGGCCTCAAGTCGAAGATCGCCTCGCTAATTGATGTCTACCAGCACAGCAGAATTGGACGCGGTCTGGCGCGGTATTCCATGCAGAAGGGGAGAATTGCCGCGGGTGCAATCTCCTATATGGCAATCTTCTCGCTCAGTGCCGTGGTCACGGTCGCGTGGGTGATCTTTACTCACTTCTTCTCCGCAAGCGCTGCGTTCCAGTCTCTGGTTATCGATACGGTCAACAGGTTTGTTCCCGGACTGATTGCAAACCCGGCGACGGGCACGAGCGGGATTGTTGATCTCTCCGACATATCTCTGGGCAATGGGACCCTTGTCGCGGGCATCATTGCATTCGTTGCTGCGTTCTGGACGGCGATGCAGATTATCCGCTACATCGTGGACGGACTCCGATCCATGTTCGGCCTTCTTGACTACCCTGGCACGGCAGTGACCGCATACCCCCGGTACTTTGCCGGGTTGATACTGCTCTTCCTAGGAGTGATCACGACCGCTGTCCTGACGGTTATGACCGGACGCTTCGAAGAATGGGTCGTGTCGGTCTTCCCGGGAGTCCGCGAGATCCTCGAAACGCACACCTTTGGGGCCATACGTCTCGGAGTTCCCTCACTGGTTGACTTCCTCATGTTCATGGTGATGGTGACATTTGTGGCGCGCATCGCGGTGCCTCGCCGCACCCTCCTTGTTGGGGCCGTCATGTTTGCAGTTGCTTCCACCACCCTCCGTTTTGGTGGTGAGGCACTGATGGGCGCGTCTAACGACCCCGTCATCGCTACCATCGCTACGGCGGCAGCACTGCTCCTCTGGGTCAACTTTGTGGCACGAGCTGCACTAATGGTCTCGGCGTGGATGGCGGATCCGCCTGCCGTGGTCATGAAGGTTAAGAAGGACTCAGTCCACGCTGACAAACGGCCGAACTACGTCACACTCAGCCGACCCGCGACGCTGGCGTGGCCACACAACCCGGTGACGGGGGACCTTATTCCGGCACATCCATTAGATGCGGATGGGCACGCAGATCCTGATGAACTCGAAGCGAGCGAGGACGATCAGGCTTCAAACTGA
- a CDS encoding bifunctional methylenetetrahydrofolate dehydrogenase/methenyltetrahydrofolate cyclohydrolase produces MRFPWLTGSAGEGGDVALPLDGSSLAARKKQQLRDRVAILKSKGVTPGLGTILVGEDPASHIYVGAKHRDCEEVGIRSIDVRLPADATQADVEAAVRRLNADPSCTAFIVQLPLPDHIDESAILHLMDPAKDADGLHPYNLGLLVEDIAGTSQAPQPCTPRGVVELLRDNGVELRGARVCVVGRGLTTGRPLGLMLGQRSVGATAVLCHTGTRDLRAEMRAADVIIAAAGVPDLVTAEDVKPGAAVVDVGVSRRDGKIAGDVADGVQFVAGWLSPNPGGVGPMTRVMLLENVVHQAELQA; encoded by the coding sequence ATGAGGTTTCCTTGGCTGACAGGTTCCGCAGGCGAAGGGGGAGATGTTGCCTTACCGCTTGACGGGTCGTCGCTCGCTGCAAGGAAGAAGCAACAGCTCCGAGATCGAGTGGCGATCCTCAAGTCCAAGGGCGTGACGCCCGGGCTGGGGACGATCCTGGTTGGGGAAGACCCGGCCTCGCACATCTATGTTGGCGCGAAGCACCGCGACTGTGAAGAGGTGGGGATCCGCTCTATCGACGTCCGCCTCCCGGCAGATGCAACGCAGGCAGATGTGGAGGCTGCGGTTCGCAGACTGAACGCAGATCCATCCTGTACCGCCTTCATCGTGCAGCTCCCTTTGCCGGATCACATTGACGAGTCGGCGATCTTGCACCTCATGGACCCCGCGAAGGATGCGGATGGCCTCCACCCGTACAACCTGGGTCTCCTGGTTGAAGATATTGCGGGGACTTCACAGGCCCCTCAACCATGTACGCCCAGAGGCGTTGTGGAACTCCTCCGTGACAATGGAGTGGAACTGCGCGGGGCGCGAGTCTGCGTTGTTGGGCGTGGTCTGACGACGGGTCGCCCTCTAGGTTTGATGCTGGGACAGCGTAGCGTTGGTGCCACTGCGGTTCTTTGCCACACCGGAACCCGTGACCTCCGGGCTGAGATGCGAGCAGCTGATGTCATTATCGCCGCGGCAGGGGTTCCCGACCTGGTCACTGCCGAGGACGTGAAGCCAGGTGCTGCAGTTGTTGACGTGGGGGTATCAAGGCGGGACGGGAAGATTGCCGGGGATGTGGCAGACGGTGTTCAGTTCGTTGCGGGCTGGCTGTCACCCAATCCGGGTGGAGTCGGACCGATGACGCGCGTCATGCTTCTTGAGAATGTGGTCCACCAGGCGGAGCTGCAAGCATAG
- the pth gene encoding aminoacyl-tRNA hydrolase, with protein sequence MDKQSPWLIVGLGNPGSTYQFTRHNVGRDAVTILAAREASSFSRDRSGLMVADAFLGPGPGNGRTYLAYSTTYMNVTGPPVAAFARRFSIPIEQILVIHDDLDLEPHTLRLKRDGGEGGHNGLRSISAALGTKDYLRLRIGIGRPQGRQDAAGFVLAPIPKAERTEWTVTEEMAADVACDVVTRGFIPTQQLLHSAR encoded by the coding sequence TTGGATAAGCAGTCGCCGTGGCTGATTGTCGGCCTTGGCAACCCCGGTTCCACCTATCAGTTCACCCGTCACAACGTCGGTAGGGACGCTGTGACGATACTTGCCGCTAGGGAGGCCAGCAGCTTCTCAAGGGACAGGAGCGGATTGATGGTGGCTGACGCATTTCTCGGGCCGGGTCCGGGCAACGGCCGCACCTACCTCGCCTACTCGACCACCTACATGAACGTTACGGGCCCTCCCGTGGCTGCGTTTGCCCGCAGGTTCAGCATTCCAATCGAGCAGATCCTAGTAATCCACGACGACCTCGACCTCGAACCCCACACCCTCAGACTCAAGAGAGATGGGGGAGAAGGTGGACACAATGGACTGCGGTCCATATCAGCTGCTCTGGGCACCAAAGACTACTTGAGGTTACGCATCGGCATTGGACGTCCGCAGGGTCGCCAAGATGCGGCAGGCTTCGTCCTCGCGCCAATCCCAAAGGCAGAGCGAACCGAGTGGACGGTGACTGAGGAAATGGCGGCGGATGTGGCTTGTGATGTCGTGACACGCGGGTTCATCCCAACCCAGCAACTTCTACACTCGGCAAGGTAG
- a CDS encoding cation diffusion facilitator family transporter, producing the protein MSNTPGDLPAPSHGHSHTHATATMSRKRLAWALGVTASILFVEIVGAIWSGSLALLADAGHMATDSIGLVVALFAAHLMTRPRTDKWTWGFARLEILAAGLQAGLLIVLCGFIGWEAVGRFMNPTAVEAGPMLLVGVIGLVANVISMSILFGGRGASLNMKAAFLEVSADALGSVAVIVAALVLMWTGWPYADSLASLLIAIMIAARAVAILRQSVDILLEKTPSGLDLNEVRKRICENPAVRQVHDLHVSSIGTGLNILTAHVIVSEECVSSGQTVEVLHDLQEALKSGFDVDLNHVTLQIDSDLHASHEDLAH; encoded by the coding sequence ATGAGCAACACCCCGGGAGATCTGCCGGCCCCAAGCCATGGTCACTCTCACACCCACGCAACCGCCACCATGTCACGGAAGCGCCTTGCTTGGGCCCTAGGTGTCACAGCATCCATTCTCTTTGTCGAGATAGTCGGAGCCATCTGGAGCGGCTCCCTAGCGCTCCTCGCTGATGCCGGCCACATGGCAACCGATTCAATCGGCCTCGTTGTTGCGCTCTTCGCAGCTCACCTGATGACCCGCCCTCGAACAGACAAGTGGACCTGGGGGTTTGCGCGGCTAGAGATACTGGCGGCTGGCCTCCAGGCTGGTCTTCTCATTGTTCTCTGCGGGTTCATTGGGTGGGAAGCGGTCGGACGCTTTATGAACCCCACGGCCGTCGAGGCCGGGCCCATGCTCCTAGTTGGTGTCATCGGGCTGGTGGCCAACGTGATCTCCATGTCGATCCTTTTTGGAGGACGCGGAGCTTCCCTTAACATGAAGGCAGCTTTCCTTGAGGTGAGCGCGGATGCCCTGGGTTCCGTGGCTGTCATCGTAGCTGCCCTGGTACTGATGTGGACAGGGTGGCCTTACGCCGATTCTCTGGCTTCCCTTCTAATAGCCATCATGATTGCGGCGCGCGCCGTGGCTATCCTGCGACAGTCAGTCGACATCCTCCTGGAAAAAACACCAAGCGGGCTTGACCTCAACGAGGTCCGCAAGAGGATCTGTGAGAATCCGGCTGTGCGCCAGGTTCACGACCTCCACGTCTCCAGCATCGGCACAGGACTGAACATCCTCACTGCACACGTCATCGTCTCCGAAGAGTGCGTGTCATCTGGTCAAACAGTAGAAGTACTCCACGACCTGCAGGAAGCACTCAAGTCCGGGTTTGATGTCGATCTGAACCACGTCACGCTTCAGATCGACTCAGACCTGCACGCCTCACACGAGGATCTGGCCCACTAA
- a CDS encoding exodeoxyribonuclease III produces MTSTSFSVASVNVNGIRAAYRKGMGQWIEEAQPDVLLLQEVRAEEKIAADLLGDQFDTFIAPSLIKGRAGVGVAVAKDSTKIGLAPGAQHTIGLAQQEELVDSGRWIEVDLVTASGLPLRMVSAYFHSGQINDPKQDFKMRHLASIDARVRDLLSRSGEGGPQTLVAGDFNVVRSEMDIKNWKANYNKTSGVLDEEMAYLNGWVDAGWCDVVRTLTGPTPGPYSWWSWRGKAFDNDTGWRIDYHYATPGLAVRALAARVDRAISWDTRFSDHAPVVVQFEA; encoded by the coding sequence GTGACTTCTACCAGTTTTTCTGTAGCCTCTGTAAACGTCAACGGCATTCGCGCCGCATACCGGAAAGGGATGGGGCAGTGGATTGAAGAAGCACAACCCGATGTGCTCCTGCTCCAGGAAGTGCGTGCCGAGGAGAAAATCGCGGCTGATCTTCTTGGCGACCAGTTTGATACTTTCATTGCGCCCTCACTGATCAAGGGACGCGCGGGAGTGGGGGTTGCCGTTGCCAAAGACTCCACCAAGATTGGGCTGGCTCCCGGCGCACAGCACACCATTGGTCTGGCACAGCAAGAAGAGCTGGTTGATTCAGGTCGTTGGATAGAGGTCGACCTTGTGACCGCGAGCGGGCTTCCGCTGCGAATGGTGTCCGCATACTTCCATTCGGGCCAAATCAACGACCCGAAGCAAGATTTCAAGATGCGGCACCTGGCGAGCATTGATGCCCGCGTTCGGGACCTGCTGTCCCGCAGTGGTGAGGGCGGTCCGCAGACGCTGGTGGCCGGGGACTTCAATGTTGTTCGCTCAGAGATGGATATCAAGAACTGGAAGGCCAACTACAACAAGACCTCCGGTGTCCTTGATGAAGAGATGGCCTACTTGAATGGCTGGGTCGACGCTGGTTGGTGCGATGTGGTGCGAACACTCACCGGGCCAACTCCGGGGCCCTACTCCTGGTGGTCCTGGCGCGGCAAGGCGTTTGACAATGATACTGGTTGGCGCATCGACTACCACTATGCAACACCAGGACTGGCGGTACGTGCGCTCGCAGCGAGGGTGGATCGCGCAATTTCCTGGGACACGCGGTTCTCAGATCACGCGCCGGTAGTTGTTCAGTTTGAAGCCTGA
- a CDS encoding sugar-binding transcriptional regulator — MTTPADSAAPVAKLPTSERQRAVLRAAQLYFLDGLTQAAVAERMGCTRWTVGRLLKEGEDSGVVDIRIRHAQARVRSLEIELESRFGLADVQVVGTQETTGQTLALVAQTAADYLADIRPRPTAVALAWGRTTSAVARAAAPRWSPGTRVVQANAAPGGVDELLGSGATRLLARKAPGTVSLFDEVLENSLRGASSDISPAARRVVDEAESADVVIFSPGSIPSSSIIVKSGFLSHVELKELWELGARANVLGRLVDAEAQPVSDRLEERIPAMSLRSLAQAQWSIAVCTGPDKVTPLAATLKGRLATVLITDSQTATALLD, encoded by the coding sequence GTGACAACACCAGCAGATAGCGCTGCACCCGTGGCAAAGCTTCCAACAAGTGAGCGCCAGCGGGCTGTACTTCGTGCCGCCCAACTTTACTTTCTCGATGGCCTTACCCAAGCAGCTGTTGCGGAGAGAATGGGGTGCACTCGTTGGACCGTGGGACGCCTCCTCAAAGAAGGTGAGGACTCCGGAGTTGTCGACATTCGTATTCGTCATGCACAGGCCCGGGTCCGTTCACTCGAGATTGAACTGGAATCACGTTTCGGCCTGGCTGACGTTCAGGTTGTTGGCACCCAGGAGACCACCGGACAAACCCTGGCACTGGTTGCCCAAACTGCTGCTGATTATCTTGCTGACATTCGCCCTCGTCCGACGGCGGTAGCCCTCGCATGGGGTCGAACAACTTCGGCGGTGGCACGCGCCGCAGCACCACGATGGTCCCCAGGTACCCGCGTCGTTCAAGCAAATGCTGCACCCGGAGGGGTTGATGAGCTGCTTGGTTCTGGAGCTACCCGACTCCTGGCCCGCAAAGCCCCCGGCACAGTCTCCCTATTTGACGAGGTTTTGGAGAATTCGTTGCGGGGAGCGAGTAGCGATATCTCACCCGCAGCACGACGCGTTGTGGACGAGGCTGAGAGTGCTGACGTCGTCATCTTCTCACCCGGATCTATTCCTTCATCATCGATTATCGTCAAGTCGGGGTTCCTGTCCCACGTGGAGCTTAAGGAACTGTGGGAGCTTGGCGCGAGGGCGAACGTCCTCGGCAGGTTGGTTGATGCGGAGGCTCAGCCGGTGTCAGACAGGCTTGAGGAGCGCATTCCCGCAATGTCGCTGCGATCACTAGCGCAGGCGCAGTGGTCCATAGCCGTTTGCACGGGTCCAGACAAAGTTACTCCGCTGGCAGCTACGCTGAAAGGCCGTTTAGCAACCGTGCTGATCACTGATTCGCAGACCGCGACGGCCCTCCTCGACTAA
- the glyA gene encoding serine hydroxymethyltransferase, translating to MSSSLYQPLSIVDPEIHAVVEGELGRQRGTLEMIASENFVPYAVLEAQGSVLTNKYAEGYPGRRYYGGCEWVDIAEELAISRAKELFGADHVNVQPHAGAQANAAAIQALAAPGDRLLGLELAHGGHLTHGMKINFSGRFYESHSYGVDPITYLIDMDVVRDRALEVRPSVLIAGWSAYPRQLDFEAFRSIADEVGAALMVDMAHFAGLVAAGLHPNPLPYADLVTTTVHKTLGGPRSGMILTSRGEQWGRKIDSAVFPGQQGGPLMQAVAAKAVAMKIAASEEFRERQTRTLAGAKILADRLLQDDVTAEGISVLTGGTDVHLVLVDLQASPLSGADGEDLLHRVGVTINRNAVPFDPRPPRVTSGLRIGTPALATRGFQVGDFVEVSDIVATALRQGARGEVDEAGLRDRVAALASTHPLYEDIADLKVMA from the coding sequence TTGTCTTCTAGTCTCTACCAGCCGCTGTCAATCGTAGATCCAGAGATCCATGCCGTCGTCGAGGGCGAACTAGGGCGCCAACGCGGAACCCTTGAGATGATCGCATCAGAGAACTTTGTGCCGTATGCAGTCTTGGAAGCGCAGGGCTCCGTTCTGACGAACAAGTACGCGGAAGGCTACCCAGGACGCCGTTACTATGGCGGTTGCGAATGGGTAGACATTGCCGAAGAACTGGCGATTAGTCGAGCCAAAGAGCTGTTTGGTGCCGATCATGTCAATGTTCAACCCCACGCTGGAGCCCAAGCCAACGCTGCTGCCATTCAGGCTCTTGCAGCACCCGGCGATCGTTTGCTCGGCCTCGAACTGGCACACGGTGGTCACCTCACGCATGGAATGAAGATCAACTTCTCAGGGCGTTTCTACGAGTCGCACTCATACGGCGTTGACCCCATCACCTATCTGATCGACATGGACGTGGTACGTGACCGCGCTCTTGAGGTCCGTCCTAGCGTCCTTATTGCCGGATGGTCTGCCTATCCGAGGCAGCTGGACTTTGAAGCGTTCCGCTCAATTGCGGACGAGGTCGGGGCAGCACTAATGGTGGATATGGCACATTTTGCCGGCCTAGTCGCTGCGGGGCTGCATCCAAACCCCCTGCCGTACGCCGACCTCGTCACCACCACTGTGCATAAGACACTGGGAGGACCTCGGTCAGGAATGATCCTCACTTCACGGGGTGAGCAGTGGGGGCGGAAGATCGACTCGGCTGTGTTCCCGGGACAGCAGGGTGGTCCGCTGATGCAGGCTGTTGCGGCGAAGGCCGTCGCAATGAAGATCGCGGCCTCGGAGGAGTTCCGTGAGAGGCAGACCCGTACCCTTGCGGGCGCCAAGATCCTTGCTGACCGCCTGCTACAAGATGATGTGACTGCGGAGGGGATCTCGGTTCTCACAGGCGGCACGGATGTTCACCTGGTGCTGGTTGACCTGCAGGCCAGTCCCCTGAGTGGTGCGGATGGGGAAGATTTGCTTCACCGCGTCGGCGTGACGATTAACCGCAATGCTGTTCCGTTCGATCCTCGCCCGCCCAGGGTCACATCGGGCTTGCGGATCGGCACCCCCGCCTTGGCTACCCGCGGATTCCAAGTGGGAGACTTTGTGGAGGTTTCCGACATCGTTGCCACCGCGCTTCGTCAGGGTGCTCGCGGAGAGGTCGACGAGGCCGGACTGCGTGACCGAGTTGCAGCTCTCGCTTCAACGCACCCGCTCTATGAAGACATCGCTGATCTCAAGGTCATGGCATGA
- a CDS encoding 2'-5' RNA ligase family protein — protein sequence MFLPTRDESEDWLGVVIAVPEPWLSRISEARLALGDEAGASVPAHITIMPPLAVPIDQREAVFEHLALVAKRHHPFRITVRSTGTFLPVSPVVFLSVEEGSRQCEDLADDVRSGPLQYDLRFPYHAHITLAQGLDEPQLETALALGQEFEATWMVPGFRLDRLDASGSYNSAALFDFSS from the coding sequence ATGTTCCTCCCCACACGCGATGAATCAGAAGACTGGCTTGGTGTAGTCATAGCGGTCCCTGAACCATGGCTATCGCGCATTAGTGAAGCACGTTTGGCACTGGGGGACGAGGCCGGGGCAAGCGTTCCCGCTCACATCACAATCATGCCGCCACTCGCGGTTCCCATTGATCAGCGCGAGGCCGTTTTTGAGCACCTCGCTCTTGTCGCGAAGCGCCACCATCCATTTCGGATTACCGTTAGAAGCACCGGAACATTCCTCCCGGTCAGCCCCGTTGTCTTCCTCTCTGTAGAGGAAGGATCGCGCCAATGTGAAGACCTCGCAGACGACGTCCGTTCGGGGCCCCTGCAGTATGACTTACGGTTCCCCTATCATGCACACATCACACTTGCTCAGGGTCTAGACGAACCTCAGCTCGAGACAGCCCTTGCCCTGGGGCAAGAATTCGAAGCCACGTGGATGGTTCCTGGCTTCCGACTGGACCGCCTTGATGCAAGCGGCTCCTACAACTCGGCGGCGCTGTTCGACTTCTCCTCCTAG